The following proteins are encoded in a genomic region of Flammeovirga agarivorans:
- a CDS encoding DUF4230 domain-containing protein: MSSKLHTTILTLLAVIMSIYIGYDLYCENYSDKANEHQLIVEELEGLGRLELYKAHVRDVAEYTADNEYLADIPVANELFKSKILAVIGGEIVAYINLNEIHEKDIHLMDSTVIVDLPVLHIDGRVNPKEVKIYSSEHAGPDAMNQLYIEAEKKLKVTGQEMQLEARAKENAKQYLAPILSKISGNKNIKINFKDSVHLNYMHK; the protein is encoded by the coding sequence ATGTCCTCCAAGTTACATACTACAATTCTAACACTACTTGCTGTAATCATGTCGATCTATATCGGCTATGACCTATACTGCGAGAATTACTCTGACAAAGCCAACGAACACCAACTTATTGTTGAAGAACTTGAAGGTTTAGGACGTTTAGAGTTGTATAAAGCGCATGTACGTGATGTAGCGGAATATACTGCAGACAATGAATACCTAGCAGATATACCCGTAGCCAACGAATTATTCAAATCTAAAATTCTTGCTGTTATCGGAGGAGAGATTGTTGCTTATATCAATCTTAATGAGATCCATGAAAAGGATATCCATTTAATGGATTCTACTGTAATTGTTGATTTACCTGTTCTTCATATTGATGGCAGAGTGAATCCTAAAGAAGTAAAAATCTACTCTTCAGAACATGCTGGCCCTGACGCTATGAACCAATTATATATTGAGGCAGAAAAGAAACTGAAAGTTACAGGGCAAGAAATGCAACTTGAAGCTCGCGCAAAAGAAAACGCTAAACAATATTTGGCACCCATATTGTCTAAGATTAGTGGTAATAAAAATATCAAGATCAATTTTAAAGACAGTGTGCATCTAAATTATATGCATAAGTAA